A genomic window from Sorex araneus isolate mSorAra2 chromosome 2, mSorAra2.pri, whole genome shotgun sequence includes:
- the AIRE gene encoding autoimmune regulator, with the protein MAGDGRANGDVLRILLRRRRTEIALAVDSAFPLLHALADHDVVPDDKFQETLRRQVQEGCPQAVHALLSWLLTQDAPTILGFWKVLFKDYNLERYSGLQRVLDGFPRDVDVSQPRRGKKPPAVAPKASAPQLPRPPVKRKVGEEPGAAPPALPAHGPSPGTHPKAKAPRKPESNSDPPRLPLGTGIQTASASVLRGMAVSAGDAPGARGAVEGTITQQVFESGGSRCIQAGGEFCSPRKLEDPGGRKSKARSGGGSSVAGDGGLKTPVRAREPPGAAFGGGDPRASAPADLPREPPLHQNEDECAVCQDGGELICCDGCPRAFHLACLSPPLLEIPSGTWRCAECLRRGDSWEVPQAQEPHKGPASTPVLLALRPAAEEARGRPRGPGDVSVTYKHQLKPPSTGPLPVLDPSALHPLLCGGSGQLQGPVGARCGVCGNGGDALRCALCATTFHWRCHFPGATLWPGAAPCCKACTDAGQGLGEGAPAPAKAGDETATQGQVLHRDDLESLLSEHPFDGILQWAAQSMTRPLAETPTCPS; encoded by the exons ATGGCGGGGGACGGGCGGGCCAACGGGGACGTCCTGCGCATCCTGCTGAGGCGCCGCCGCACGGAGATCGCCCTGGCCGTGGACAGCGCCTTCCCGCTGCTGCACGCGCTGGCCGACCACGACGTGGTCCCCGACGACAAGTTCCAG GAGACGCTGCGCCGCCAGGTGCAGGAGGGCTGCCCGCAGGCCGTGCATGCGCTGCTCTCCTGGCTGCTCACCCAGGACGCGCCCACCATCCTGGGCTTCTGGAAGGTTCTCTTCAAGGACTACAACCTGGAGCGCTACTCGGGGCTGCAGCGGGTCCTGGACGGCTTCCCCCGAG ATGTGGACGTCAGCCAGCCCCGGAGGGGGAAGAAGCCCCCGGCAGTGGCCCCCAAGGCCTCTGCTCCGCAGCTGCCCAGACCCCCTGTCAAGAGGAAAGTGGGCGAGGAGCCTGGGGCCGCCCCACCAGCTCTGCCCGCCCATGGCCCCAGCCCAG GCACCCATCCCAAGGCCAAGGCCCCCAGGAAGCCAGAGAGCAACTCGGACCCACCACGCCTCCCTCTGGGCACCG GGATCCAGACCGCGTCGGCCTCGGTCTTGAGAGGCATGGCTGTGTCTGCCGGGGACGCGCCTGGAGCCCGGGGGGCGGTGGAGGGGACCATCACCCAGCAGGTGTTTGAGTcag GCGGCTCCAGATGTATCCAGGCCGGGGGAGAGTTTTGCAGCCCCCGTAAACTCGAGGACCCTGGAGGACGCAAGAGTAAGGCccgcagcggcggcggcagcagcgttGCGGGTGACGGTGGCCTGAAGACCCCTGTCCGAGCCAGGGAACCCCCGGGGGCTGCCTTC GGTGGAGGTGACCCCAGGGCCTCTGCCCCTGCTGACCTCCCCAGAGAGCCTCCGCTGCACCAG AACGAGGATGAGTGTGCCGTCTGCCAGGACGGTGGGGAGCTCATCTGCTGCGACGGCTGCCCCCGCGCCTTCCACCTGGCCTGCCTGTCACCCCCGCTGCTGGAGATCCCCAG TGGGACATGGCGGTGTGCAGAATGCCTGAGGAGAGGAGACTCGTGGGAAGTGCCCCAAGCCCAGGAGCCCCACAAGGGGCCAGCAAGCACCCCG gtcctcctggctctgaggccaGCGGCAGAGGAGGCGAGGGGCCGGCCCAGAGGACCGGGGGATGTCAGTGTGACTTACAAACACCAGCTGAAGCCCCCTTCCACGGGGCCCCTGCCCGTCCTGGACCCCTCAGCTCTGCACCCCCTGCTGTGTGGGGGGTCCGGGCAGCTGCAG GGCCCCGTGGGCGCGCGCTGCGGAGTGTGCGGGAATGGCGGGGACGCGCTGCGCTGTGCCCTCTGCGCCACAACCTTCCACTGGCGCTGCCACTTCCCTGGGGCCACCCTCTGGCCAGG GGCCGCCCCATGCTGCAAAGCCTGCACCGATGCTGGCCAGGGCCTCGGAGAAGGAGCCCCCGCGCCCGCCAAG GCTGGGGACGAGACTGCCACCCAGGGGCAGGTTCTGCACAGGGACGACCTGGAGTCCCTGCTGAGCGAG CACCCCTTCGATGGGATCCTGCAGTGGGCCGCCCAGAGCATGACCCGCCCCCTGGCGGAGACACCCACCTGCCCTTCCTGA